The Solanum pennellii chromosome 11, SPENNV200 sequence taataattatttttgaaaattataaacacctcaattatatgattatattaaaattatgtacatatcaataaatataaaatatctttaaaagaTCCTCCAAATTCAATAAACGTATAAAAGAGAATCACgaaagaaatatataatattgtggacccaaaaagttataaaaatggTACCCATACTcctaaatttttctttatataaaagaaaatatttgtatacaaaGTTGAAGTGGTTGAACAAAAACTTTTCCCCCAAAAATGCAAACAACCCCCTTAACCTTCCACACCAAACAAAGCCACCCCAataatttctcaaattcaaGTAGTCTTATTTACAAACACCATAGCTAACAAAACCATCTAATAATGGATCCTTCTCCTCCTCAAGATGATTTTAGCTTCCCAACAATCACCAATACACCGCCGCGATTCCTTGAATCACCACCTTTATGGAGAACAACGTTAGTTGCCTCTAGTCACCTCCAGAATAACTCTGATCATGATCATGAAGAAAAATTGGACATGTCTCCATTAATATCCAATAAGTCTAATTACATCAACCAAAGAAAGAGCTTCTCACACATAGAAGGTGTTCTTGCCATGAGGAGAATgattgaagatgaagatgaagaagaagaagaggagaaaatgGACATGTTATGGGAGAATTTGAATGAAGAAATGTCTAACAAAATTATGACAAAGACTTCATGTGGGAAAAATACAAAGAAGGTGGAATATAAATGTGTTAAATCTTTGAATCTTTCCAAA is a genomic window containing:
- the LOC107004182 gene encoding uncharacterized protein LOC107004182 → MDPSPPQDDFSFPTITNTPPRFLESPPLWRTTLVASSHLQNNSDHDHEEKLDMSPLISNKSNYINQRKSFSHIEGVLAMRRMIEDEDEEEEEEKMDMLWENLNEEMSNKIMTKTSCGKNTKKVEYKCVKSLNLSKASKRPSLVVLIKVLKKVFL